GCGCTGACGCCGCCGCTCTGGGGTTTTGAAGAGCGTGAAAAGCTGATGATCTTTTACGAGCGCGCAAGTGGCGCCCGTTTGCACGCGGCCTATTTCCGCCCCGGTGGTGTTCACCAGGATCTGCCCGATGCGCTGATCGACGATATCGAGGCCTGGAGCCATGAATTCCCGGCGCGTTTGCAGGATATCGATGATCTGCTGACTGAAAACCGCATTTTCAAACAGCGTAACTGTGATATCGGCGTGGTCAGCGAGCAGGACATTCTCGACTATGGATTCTCGGGCGTGATGGTTCGGGGCTCGGGCATGGCCTGGGATCTGCGCCGTTCGCAGCCCTATGAATGCTATAACGAATTCGAATTCGAAATCCCTGTCGGCAAGAACGGCGACTGCTATGATCGCTACCTGTGCCGCATGGAAGAAATGCGCCAGTCGATTTCGATCATCCGTCAATGTGTGGCCAAACTACGCGATTGTCCCGGTGACGTTCTGGCCCGTGGTAAGCTGACACCGCCGAAACGTGGTGACATCAAGACCTCGATGGAAGCGTTGATCCACCACTTCAAACTCTACACCGAAGGCTTCCACGTGCCTGCCGGTGAAGTCTACGCCGCAGTTGAGGCCCCCAAGGGTGAATTCGGCGTCTATCTGGTGGCGGACGGGTCGAACAAACCTTACCGCAGCAAAATCCGCGCGCCCGGGTTCCTGCACCTGCAGGCGATGGACTATATTTCCACCGGCCACCAACTGGCCGACGTCGCCGCCATTATTGGTACCATGGATGTTGTGTTCGGGGAGATTGACCGTTGATCCACGCAATGCCCTCCCTGCTTCATCTTTCTAAAAATACTCCCGCCGGAGGCATCTTCGCGGGCAACACACACAGAAAGACGATTTGATGCTGCGCCGTCTTCACGCTGAACAACCTGATAGCTTTGCCTTCACCCCAGCCAACCTGGCCTGGGCCGAAGGGCAGATCACCAAATATCCCGATGGCCGTCAGGCCTCGGCCGTCATTCCGCTGTTGTGGCGTGCTCAGGAACAAGAGGGCTGGTTGTCGAAACCCGCTATCGAGCTGATCGCCGACATGCTGGACATGGCCTATATCCGTGTCCTCGAAGTGGCCTCGTTCTATTTTATGTTCCAACTGCAGCCGGTCGGCTCGGTGGCGCATATTCAGATATGTGGCACCACGTCCTGCATGATCTGCGGCGCCGAAGATCTGGTTGCGATCTGCCAAGAGAAAATCGCCAACAAGCCACACGAAGTGTCGGCGGATGGCAAGTTCTCCTGGGAAGAGGTGGAATGCTTGGGCTCATGCACCAATGCTCCGATGGCGCAGATCGGCAAAGACTACTACGAAGATCTGACCGCAGCGAGCTTTACCAAGCTGCTGGATGAGCTGAACGCTGGCAATGTTCCGACGCCAGGGCCGCAGAATGGACGCTATAGTTCTGAGCCGCTGTCTGGCCTGACTTCGTTGAAAGACCATGAAAGTGGTAAGACCAAATATAATGCAAGCGCGCAACTGGCGTCTGATCTTGGCGATACCGTCAAGCGCATTCAAGGCGACGAAGTGCCATTGTTGACACCGTGGGTAGGCAAAGACGGTGTCGTTGCTGGTCGCGCGGCCGAGGCGCCAACGCCGCCAGTGCCTGCAACTCCCAAACCTGCGGCCAAACAGGCCGAAGAGGCCAAGAAGGCCGCCAAGCCAGCTAAGAAAGCTGCGCCAGCCAAGAAACCCGCAGCCGCCAAGGCTGAGGTCGCGGAAGCTGAACCTGACGTGCTAAAAGCTGCGCGCGATGGCAAGGCCGACGATCTGAAGCTGTTGAAAGGTGTTGGCCCGAAGTTGGAGCAGACTTTGAACGAGCTTGGCTTCTTCCATTTTGATCAGGTTGCCGCCTGGACCGAGGCCCAGGTGGCCTGGGTTGATGCCCGCCTGACCTTCAAGGGTCGCATCGAACGCGACGGCTGGATCGAGCAGGCCAAAAAGCTGGCCGCTGGTGAAGAAACCGAATTTGCTAAACGTGCCAAAGACGAAGGCACCTACGACAAGTAATCACTCTTCGCCCATCCGGGCGGGGATCAGACACATAGGACCACATGAGCACCGAACAGGACTTAGCCATTGCCCGCAAGGGGCGCCACATCTCTCTGGTGATTGCCGGAACGATGGTGGTGTGGGTTGGTCTTTCTCTGGCTGGACCCTGGCTGGGGTTGCCGGGGCGCTTTGCTTTGCTGTTCGACTTTGCCGCGCTGGCAGGTCTTACATATGCTGTGGTCAATATTATTCAACTCTGGCGCATGCGCCAGGATAGTCAAAGGTAGGCAGACATGCTGAATGACCAGGACCGGATCTTTACCAATCTCTATGGTATGCATGATCGCTCGTTGAAGGGCGCGCAGGCACGGGGCCATTGGGATGGCACCGCGGCAATCCTTGCCAAGGGTCGGGATTGGATCGTTCAGTCGATGAAAGACTCAGGGCTTCGCGGCCGTGGCGGTGCGGGATTCCCCACCGGCCTGAAGTGGTCATTCATGCCCAAAGAAAGCGACGGTCGCCCGGCCTATCTGGTGATCAACGC
This portion of the Parasedimentitalea marina genome encodes:
- a CDS encoding NADH-quinone oxidoreductase subunit D — protein: MDGSKGFEDAQTGEQKIRNFNINFGPQHPAAHGVLRLVLELDGEIVERCDPHIGLLHRGTEKLMESRTYLQNLPYFDRLDYVAPMNQEHAWCLAIEKLTGTEVPRRGQLIRVLYSEIGRILNHLLNVTTQAMDVGALTPPLWGFEEREKLMIFYERASGARLHAAYFRPGGVHQDLPDALIDDIEAWSHEFPARLQDIDDLLTENRIFKQRNCDIGVVSEQDILDYGFSGVMVRGSGMAWDLRRSQPYECYNEFEFEIPVGKNGDCYDRYLCRMEEMRQSISIIRQCVAKLRDCPGDVLARGKLTPPKRGDIKTSMEALIHHFKLYTEGFHVPAGEVYAAVEAPKGEFGVYLVADGSNKPYRSKIRAPGFLHLQAMDYISTGHQLADVAAIIGTMDVVFGEIDR
- a CDS encoding NADH-quinone oxidoreductase subunit E → MLRRLHAEQPDSFAFTPANLAWAEGQITKYPDGRQASAVIPLLWRAQEQEGWLSKPAIELIADMLDMAYIRVLEVASFYFMFQLQPVGSVAHIQICGTTSCMICGAEDLVAICQEKIANKPHEVSADGKFSWEEVECLGSCTNAPMAQIGKDYYEDLTAASFTKLLDELNAGNVPTPGPQNGRYSSEPLSGLTSLKDHESGKTKYNASAQLASDLGDTVKRIQGDEVPLLTPWVGKDGVVAGRAAEAPTPPVPATPKPAAKQAEEAKKAAKPAKKAAPAKKPAAAKAEVAEAEPDVLKAARDGKADDLKLLKGVGPKLEQTLNELGFFHFDQVAAWTEAQVAWVDARLTFKGRIERDGWIEQAKKLAAGEETEFAKRAKDEGTYDK
- a CDS encoding DUF5337 domain-containing protein: MSTEQDLAIARKGRHISLVIAGTMVVWVGLSLAGPWLGLPGRFALLFDFAALAGLTYAVVNIIQLWRMRQDSQR